The following are encoded together in the Odocoileus virginianus isolate 20LAN1187 ecotype Illinois chromosome 28, Ovbor_1.2, whole genome shotgun sequence genome:
- the CDC42BPG gene encoding serine/threonine-protein kinase MRCK gamma isoform X1 gives MERRLRALERLARGEAGGGPGLDGLLDLLLGLHHELSSAPLRRERNVAQFLSWVSPFVAKVKELRLQRDDFEILKVIGRGAFGEVAVVRQRDSGQIFAMKMLHKWEMLKRAETACFREERDVLVKGDSRWVTALHYAFQDEEYLYLVMDYYAGGDLLTLLSRFEDRLPPELAQFYLAEMVLAIHSLHQLGYVHRDVKPDNILLDMNGHIRLADFGSCLRLNNSGMVDSSVAVGTPDYISPEILQAMEEGKGHYGPQCDWWSLGVCAYELLFGETPFYAESLVETYGKIMNHEDHLQFPPDVPDVPASARDLIRQLLCRQEERLGRGGLDDFRNHPFFEGVDWERLATCTAPYIPELRGPMDTSNFDVDDDTLNHPGTLPPPSHGTFLGHHLPFVGFTYTSGSPGPESSSEQLAPLERKLRCLEQEKLELSRKLQEALQTPSDHRELEQLRKEVQALQDRLSGTLGDSKADGCPTGSPSHDSDLRQERNQLLQELAEARAGQQAQARELREAKGRQEELLRKLQEAQEREAAMASQTQALNSQLEEARDAQSQLQAQVAALKRDVTQLQRQREQSPEKASPQVKLTVHTTSETNGTGSPEGGGPQETQLKQEVAALRAQLEQARGQGPSGKEEALCRLQEENRRLSQEQERLMEELEREQQSKQRLEGEQRETESNWEAQIADILSWVNDEKVSRGYLQALATKMAEELESLRNVGTQTLPSRPLDHQWKARRLQKMEASARLELQSALEAEIRAKQGLQERLTQAQEAQLRAESRLQEAEKRHQALQQELAVLREELRARGPADTKPSNSLIPFLSFRSSEKDSAKDAGTSGEVPELRPEGRRSLRLGAVFPRTPAATTPPAESPPVKPGSHALRPRSFPSPTKCLRCTSLMLGLGRQGLGCDVCGYFCHPTCAPQAPPCPVPPDLLHTALGVHPETGTGTAYEGFLSVPRPSGVRRGWQRVFAALSDSRLLLFDAPDPKLSPASGALLQALDLRDPQFSAAPVLAPDVIHAQSKDLPRIFRAPAETSLPLGVRLSRLAWVTASQLTVPPAMCTVLLLADSEGERERWLQVLGELQRLLLDARPRPRPVYTLKEAYDNGLPLLPHALCAAVVDQERLALGTEEGLFVIHLHSNDIFQVGECRRVQRLAVSPAAGLLVALCGRGPSVRLFALAELENVEAAGTKIPESRGCQALAAGRILQARTPVLCVAVKRQVLCYQLGPGPGPWQRRIRELQAPAPVQSLGLLGDRLCVGAAGTFALYPLLNEAAPLALGAGLVPEELPPSRGGLGEALGAVELSLSEFLLLFTTAGVYVDSAGRKSRMQELLWPAAPTGWGYAAPYLTVFSENAIDVFDVRRAEWVQTVPLKKVRPLNPEGSLFLFGTEKVRLTYLRNPLAEKDEFDIPNLTDNSRRQLFRTKSKRRFFFRVSEEGLQQQRREMLKDPFVRSKLISTPTNFNHLVHVGPADGRPSARDLPPVAAEEKGRGARGSGPQRPHSFSEASRRPASMGSDGLAKDADPSKDSLTASATSASLPHVFTPFGRFKSDPGFSSPRSSCSWSSEEEALDFSVQRICVLPPGISEPCGFPDTGLRTTPEPPPSP, from the exons ATGGAGCGGCGGTTGCGCGCGCTGGAGCGGCTGGCGCGGGGCGAGGCCGGCGGCGGCCCGGGGCTCGACGGCCTCCTGGATCTGCTGCTGGGGCTGCACCACGAGCTCAGCAGCGCCCCCCTGCGGCGGGAGCGCAATGTGGCGCAGTTCCTGAGCTGGG TCAGTCCCTTCGTAGCGAAGGTGAAAGAGCTGCGGCTGCAGAGAGATGACTTTGAGATCTTGAAGGTGATCGGCCGAGGGGCCTTCGGGGAG GTTGCTGTGGTGAGGCAGAGGGACAGTGGGCAGATTTTTGCCATGAAAATGCTGCACAAGTGGGAGATGCTGAAGCGGGCTGAG ACGGCCTGTTTCCGGGAGGAGCGGGATGTTCTGGTGAAGGGGGACAGCCGCTGGGTGACCGCTCTGCATTATGCTTTCCAAGATGAGGAGTATCTG TACCTGGTGATGGATTACTACGCTGGAGGGGACCTCCTTACTCTGCTGAGCCGCTTTGAAGACCGCCTCCCGCCTGAGCTGGCGCAGTTCTACCTGGCTGAGATGGTGCTGGCCATCCACTCGCTGCATCAGTTGGGCTACGTCCACAG ggatgTCAAGCCAGACAATATCCTGCTGGACATGAACGGGCACATCCGCTTGGCCGACTTTGGCTCCTGCCTACGTCTCAACAACAGTGGCATG GTGGACTCATCGGTGGCAGTGGGGACACCCGACTACATCTCCCCTGAGATCCTGCAGGccatggaggagggcaagggTCACTACGGCCCACAGTGCGACTGGTGGTCCCTGGGGGTCTGTGCCTATGAGTTGCTCTTCGGGGAGACGCCCTTCTATGCTGAATCTCTGGTGGAAACATACGGCAAGATCATGAACCACGAG GACCACCTGCAGTTCCCCCCAGACGTGCCCGATGTGCCGGCCAGTGCCCGAGACCTGATCCGCCAGCTGCTGTGCCGCCAGGAGGAGCGTCTGGGCCGCGGAGGGCTGGACGACTTCCGGAACCACCCCTTCTTTGAAGGCGTGGACTGGGAGAGGCTGGCGACCTGCACTGCCCCGTACATCCCTGAGCTTCGCGGACCCATGGACACCTCCAACTTCGATGTGGATGACGACACCCTCAACCATCCA GGAACCCTGCCGCCACCCTCCCACGGGACTTTCTTAGGCCACCACCTGCCATTCGTGGGCTTCACCTACACCTCAGGCAG TCCCGGCCCCGAGAGCAGCTCTGAGCAGTTGGCTCCCCTAGAGCGGAAGCTCCGCTGTCTGGAGCAGGAGAAGCTGGAGCTGAGCCGGAAGCTCCAAG AGGCTCTGCAGACCCCCTCGGACCATCGGGAGCTGGAGCAGCTGCGGAAGGAAGTGCAGGCTCTGCAGGACAGGCTGTCAG GGACGCTGGGGGACAGCAAGGCGGACGGGTGTCCGACTGGCAGCCCAAGCCACGACAGTGACCTGCGGCAGGAGAGAAATCAGCTCCTCCAG GAGCTGGCTGAGGCTCGGGCGGGGCAGCAGGCACAGGCACGGGAGCTTCGAGAGGCCAAGGGGCGGCAGGAGGAGCTGCTCCGGAAgctgcaggaggcccaggagagAGAGGCAGCCATGGCCAGCCAGACCCAAGCCCTGAACTCCCAGCTGGAGGAAGCCCGCGATGCCCAGAGCCAG CTGCAAGCTCAGGTGGCCGCCCTGAAGCGAGATGTGACTCAGCTCCAGAGACAGCGGGAACAAAGCCCGGAGAAGGCGTCTCCCCAGGTCAAGTTG ACCGTCCACACCACCTCTGAGACCAATGGCACGGGATCGCCTGAGGGTGGCGGGCCCCaggagacacagctgaagcaggAGGTGGCTGCGCTGCGTGCACAGCTGGAGCAGGCCCGTGGCCAGGG GCCGAGCGGCAAGGAGGAGGCGCTGTGCCGGCTGCAGGAGGAGAACCGGCGGCTGAGCCAAGAGCAGGAGCGG cTCATGGAAGAGCTGGAGCGGGAACAGCAGAGCAAGCAGAGGCTGGAAGGTGAGCAGCGGGAGACGGAGAGCAACTGGGAGGCCCAGATTGCGGACATCCTCAGCTG GGTGAATGATGAGAAGGTGTCAAGAGGCTACCTGCAGGCACTGGCCACCAAGATGGCTGAGGAACTGGAATCCTTGCGGAACGTGGGCACCCAGACTCTCCCTTCCCGGCCGCTG GACCACCAGTGGAAGGCACGGAGGCTGCAGAAGATGGAGGCGTCAGCCAGGCTGGAGCTGCAGTCAGCGCTGGAGGCCGAGATCCGGGCCAAGCAAGGCCTGCAGGAGCGGCTGACGCAGGCACAGGAGGCCCAGCTGCGGGCTGAGAG CCGTCTGCAGGAGGCCGAGAAGAGGCACCAGGCCTTGCAGCAGGAGCTGGCTGTGCTGCGGGAGGAGCTGCGGGCGCGTGGGCCAGCGG ACACCAAGCCTTCAAACTCCCTGATTCCCTTCCTGTCCTTCCGGAGCTCAGAG AAGGATTCCGCCAAAGATGCGGGCACCTCCGGAGAGGTGCCGGAGCTGAGGCCAGAGGGCCGCCGCAGCCTGCGGCTGGGG GCCGTGTTCCCCAGGACGCCTGCTGCCACCACACCCCCTGCAGAAAGTCCCCCTGTAAAG CCCGGCTCACACGCGCTGCGTCCCCGAAGCTTCCCATCCCCCACCAAGTGTCTCCGCTGCACCTCGCTGATGCTGGGCCTGGGCCGCCAGGGCCTGGGCTGTGACG TCTGCGGCTACTTCTGTCACCCGACTTGTGCCCCACAGGCCCCCCCCTGCCCTGTGCCCCCTGACCTCCTCCACACAGCCCTGGGAGTGCACCCCGAAACGGGCACGGGCACCGCCTACGAGGGCTTCCTGTCG GTGCCACGGCCCTCGGGTGTCCGGCGGGGCTGGCAGCGGGTGTTCGCCGCCCTCAGCGACTCGCGCCTGCTGCTTTTTGATGCCCCAGACCCGAAGCTCAGCCCAGCCAGCGGGGCCCTCCTGCAGGCTCTGGATCTGAG GGACCCCCAGTTCTCAGCTGCCCCTGTCCTGGCCCCTGATGTTATCCACGCCCAATCCAAGGACCTGCCTCGCATCTTTAGG GCTCCAGCAGAAACGTCTCTTCCCCTGGGAGTTCGTCTCTCACGCTTAGCCTGG GTGACGGCCTCCCAGCTGACCGTGCCGCCCGCCATGTGCACCGTGCTGCTGCTGGCGGACAGCGAGGGCGAGCGGGAGCGCTGGCTGCAGGTGCTGGGTGAGCTGCAGCGGCTGCTGCTGGACGCGCGGCCGCGGCCCCGGCCTGTGTACACCCTGAAGGAGGCCTACGACAACGGGCTGCCACTGCTGCCCCACGCACTCTGCGCCGCCGTCGTCG aCCAGGAACGGCTTGCTCTGGGCACCGAGGAAGGGCTGTTTGTGATCCACCTGCACAGTAACG ACATCTTCCAGGTGGGCGAGTGCCGGCGAGTGCAGCGGCTGGCCGTGAGCCCTGCTGCGGGCCTTCTGGTCGCACTGTGTGGCCGAGGCCCCAGCGTGCGCCTCTTTGCCCTGGCAGAGCTGGAGAACGTGGAGGCGGCCGGCACCAAGATCCCCGAGTCACGAGGCTGCCAGGCCCTGGCGGCCGGGCGCATCCTGCAGGCCCGCACCCCCGTGCTCTGCGTTGCGGTCAAGCGCCAGGTGCTCTGCTACCAGCTGGGCCCAGGCCCGGGGCCCTGGCAGCGCCGCATCCGTGAGCTGCAGGCACCAGCACCCGTGCAGAGCCTGGGGCTGCTGGGCGATCGGCTGTGCGTGGGCGCGGCTGGCACCTTCGCCCTCTACCCGCTGCTCAACGAGGCAGCGCCCTTGGCGCTGGGGGCCGGTCTTGTGCCTGAGGAGCTGCCCCCGTCCCGCGGGGGCCTGGGTGAGGCCCTGGGCGCCGTGGAGCTCAGCCTCAGTGAGTTCCTGCTGCTCTTCACCACCGCCGGGGTCTACGTGGACAGCGCTGGCCGCAAGTCTCGCATGCAAGAGCTGCTGTGGCCAGCAGCACCCACGGGCTGGG GTTATGCAGCCCCCTACCTGACAGTGTTCAGCGAGAATGCCATCGATGTGTTCGATGTGAGGAGGGCAGAATGGGTCCAGACCGTGCCACTCAAGAAG GTGCGACCCCTGAACCCAGAGGGCTCCCTGTTCCTCTTTGGTACCGAGAAGGTCCGCCTGACCTACCTCCGGAACCCGCTGGCAG AGAAGGACGAGTTCGACATCCCCAACCTCACGGACAACAGCCGGCGCCAGCTCTTCCGCACCAAGAGCAAGCGACGCTTCTTCTTCCGCGTGTCGGAGGAGGGGCTGCAGCAGCAGCGCAG ggagatgctgaaggacccTTTCGTGCGCTCCAAGCTCATCTCAACGCCCACCAACTTCAACCACCTGGTGCACGTGGGCCCTGCAGACGGGAGACCCAGCGCCAGGGACCTGCCCCCAGTG GCTGCGGAAGAGAAGGGACGAGGTGCCCGCGGCTCTGGCCCGCAGCGGCCCCACAGCTTCTCCGAGGCCTCGCGGCGCCCAGCCTCCATGGGCAGTGACGGCCTCGCTAAAGACGCAGACCCCAGTAAGGACAGCCTCACCGCCTCCGCTACCTCTGCGTCCCTCCCCCATGTTTTCACCCCCTTTGGACGCTTCAAATCTGACCCTGGATTTTCGTCCCCTCGCTCATCCTGCTCCTGGAGCAGTGAAGAGGAAGCCTTGGACTTCTCTGTCCAGCGAATCTGTGTCCTGCCCCCAGGGATCTCTGAGCCCTGCGGTTTCCCTGATACAG GTCTCAGAACGACCCCGgagcctccccccagcccctga